The Ichthyobacterium seriolicida sequence TGGAAAACCTAAAGAGAAATGCGTCTCATATAAGGAGACCGTTACCGCATTAGAAAAATCTCTTCTTCGTATAGAAGATGCCATAATGGACGCTCTTGCAAATACTCCGCCTGAACTATCTGCTGATATATATTTATCTGGCATACACTTAGCTGGAGGAGGTGCTCTTTTGAGAGGACTAGACAAACGTATAGTCAGAAAAACTGGTTTAGATGTTCACATAGCAGAAGATCCTTTGAGAACGGTTGTTAGAGGAACTGGAATAGCCTTAAAAAATATAGATAAACTAAAGTTTATAATGTCTTAATTCTTCTTAAGGAATTATTTTACATCTCCGTATAAATTGGACATTAGTCAAATGAAAATATTAAAAGGTCATCTAGATAAAAATATTGAAAGTTTATATCTGCATATAAATGCGAAGTATTATATCTTTTTTATTTAGAAATATTTTTTACATACTTTTTGTATTTCTACTGTGCATATCTATTTATCTAATAGATGTAAAAAAGCAATACACTATATCCAAATCTAGAAACAGCTTAGATAATATTGGAAATTATATTAAGGATATTTTTTTCTCGTTGAAAAAAATATATTATTCTAGCGAGTATAACACACTTCTTTTAGAAGAAAATTCTAATCTGAAATCAAAAATACATCATCGGGAATATACTACAGATCAACGAGAATGCCAATACAATTATATCGGAGCGGAAATTATAAGTAATACTTATAAAAACAACAACAACTACTTAGTACTAAACAAAGGATATGTAGATGGTATAAAGCCGTATATGGGAGTAGTCACCCAAGAAGGAGTAGTTGGGATAATAAATGCTGTTTCTAAGAATTATTCTAGAGTTATGTCTATTCTCAATAGAGATATAAAAATAAGCTCTGGAGTAAGTAGTAATAATTTTTTTGGAATCACCACATGGAATGGCAATGATTATAAAACAGCTCAAATTGATGATATTCCTAAAGAAGCATCTGTAAACATAGGAGATACAATATCTACTAATGGATTTTCTTTTATTTTTCCAAAGAACATTCCTATAGGTATAATTATGGATTATTCTCTGAATAAAAAAACAGGTCTGTATGAGATACAAATATCCCTATCAAACGATTTTAGAAGAATAAAATACGTGTACGTAATAAAAAATAATTTAAAAGAAGAAATAGAAAAATTAAAGCTTTAACCCTTTGTCGACGATATTCTATCAGTTGAGAGAATTTTAAGAATCTATAGTATTATGAATAGGATTTTGAAATATTTATTGTCATTTATTTTTCTAATAATAGTGCAAGTTGTCTTATTAAAGACAGATTCTGTATTGATTTACACTGTGCCATTTATATATATATACTCAATAATCTATCCCCTTAGGATATCTTTTACTTTACAATTAATCCTATCTTTTGTAATAGGACAGATGATAGATAATATTCAAGACACAGGCGGGATACACTCCTTAGCATGCATTACACTTATACTAGTTAAAAAAGGTCTGTACAAATATTTTTTGAGTTCAAGTGAAGTAGAACACGATAATTTCTTTAGTATGATTTTTTACAAGATGTATATATTTGTTTTCATCTTGTCATTAGTTCACTGTTTTGTAATAACCTATTTGAAATCAAATGAATTTGATTCTTTATCATTCATAATCTATACATCTGTTGTTTCAGCTTTTTTAAACTCATTATTGTTAATTTTATTTATATCTCTGACTAGAAAAGTCAACACTAAAAGGAATATAATTGAAAGATAAAATTGTAATATCATTTTTTTCTATTACATGCTTGATCATACTATCTAGATTATTTTTCATTCAAATCATAGATGATAAACTCAAACCTCTTTCAAAAGAAATATATCTAAAAAAAGTACAGGATTATCCCAGTAGAGGATATATATACGACAGGAACCAAAAACTCATAGTGAGCAATCAGTTTATATACGATTTGATGGTGATTCCAAATAAGATGAAAAATATAGACACTACTCTCCTATGTAAAATTTTAGATATCGACAAAGATTATTTCATAAAAAAAATAAAGAATATTAAGAGTTATTCCAGTTATAAGCCTTCAGTATTTAAAAAGCATATCGACAATGAAAAAGCGAGTTATCTAAGAGAATTATTGTTTCACTTCAAAGGCTTTTCTCTAGAAAAAAAATTTATACGCTTCTACCCCATCAAAGCAGCTCCTAATGTGTTAGGGTTTACAGGAGAAGTATCTCAAAATTTCATCAAAAAAAACACTTATTACGAAAGTGGAGATATAATAGGTAAAACTGGAATAGAAAAATCATATGAAGAACAACTGAGAGGCAAAAGAGGTCTTAAGTATATAGTAGTAGATAAATTCGATAGAATTCTTCGTAAATATGAAAATGGATCTTTTGACATATCACCTGTGCATGGCAAAGAGCTAACATCTACTTTAGATATAGAACTCCAAAAATATGGAGAACTCTTAATGACGAATAAAAAAGGAAGTATAGTAGCTATAGAACCTAGTACAGGAGAAATACTATCGTTGGTATCATCACCTTCATACGATCCAAATTTATTGGTGGGGAATAATAGAAACTACAATTACAGTAACTTAGAAAAGGATGTCATATTAAAACCCTTATTTGACAAAAGCGTATTGGCAGAATACCCTCCAGGATCTACATTTAAAATAGTGACAGCACTCATAGGTCTGCAAGAGGGAATCATAACAGAAAACTCAATGTACAAATGCAATAATGGATTTAGATACAAAAATCTACACATACAATGTCATTGTGGAAATTATTATCAATATGTAGATTTAAATAAAGCCATTTACACCTCTTGCAATAACTATTTCTTAAACGTATATATAGAAACTATACATAAATATTTATCTGCAGAAAAAGGTTATGAAATATGGAAAAATCACGTCAATAGTTTTAACTTGGGGTCTTATTTAAATAATGATTTGCCAACGGGCAGAAAAGGTTTTATTCCAAGTGCTAATTTTTACAACAAAAGTTTTGGGAATAACAAATGGACTGCTCTTTTTAATGTTTCAAATGCCATAGGTCAAGGAGAAATCTTGACTACTCCCATTCAACTGGCTAATATGACGGCAATAATAGCTAATAGAGGTTTTTATTACACTCCACATATAATCCGAAATAGAAATGATAAGTACGAAGAAAAGAAATACACCTCAATAAATTCTAAACATTTTGAAACTGTTATAAAAGGCATGAACAATACGGTAAAAAATGACAGAGGGACTGCAAATAATATGTTTATGAAAGATTTAGACATTGCAGCCAAAACGGGGACATCACAAAATTATGGAATGCCAGATCACTCTATTTGTATAGCCTTTGCTCCAATAGACAATCCTAAAATCGCCATTTGTGTAATAGTGGAAAACGGTTATTGGGGATCTAGATGGGGTTCCCCTATTGCTAGCCTTATGATAGAAAAATACATAAATAATAAAGTAAATAGAACATATCTAGAAGATAGAATGATAAAAGGTAGTCTGCTAGATGTTTACAATAAAACCAAAAAACCAGAACAAAAATGATCAGAAACAATAATTATCCATTAGATATAGATTGGATATTAGTTTTGTTGTACCTATCGTTTGTAGTTTTTGGATGGATGAACATTTATAGCTGTTCTAATTATGGTGTAAGTAACGAGATATTAGATTTTTCTAAACAATATGGTAAACAGATCATATGGATAGGTATTAGCCTTGTGATATCTACAATAATTTTATTTTCAAATATTAAGATCATAGAGAATTTATCAATAGTGATATATATAGTATCTGTACTTTCTCTTATTCTTTTGTATTTCTTCGGAAAAAAAATGGGAGGTGCAACCTCTTGGTATTCTATACAAAACATATCGATTCAACCCTCTGAATTCGCTAAAGTAGCTACGGCTTTATTAGTATCAAAATATTTGAGTGTTGCTCATATTAATTTTAATAGACTTAGAGAGCAGTTGTATCTCATGTTTATAATATTATTACCTGCATCTATTATATTCATTCAACCTGAC is a genomic window containing:
- the mreC gene encoding rod shape-determining protein MreC; the protein is MRSIISFLFRNIFYILFVFLLCISIYLIDVKKQYTISKSRNSLDNIGNYIKDIFFSLKKIYYSSEYNTLLLEENSNLKSKIHHREYTTDQRECQYNYIGAEIISNTYKNNNNYLVLNKGYVDGIKPYMGVVTQEGVVGIINAVSKNYSRVMSILNRDIKISSGVSSNNFFGITTWNGNDYKTAQIDDIPKEASVNIGDTISTNGFSFIFPKNIPIGIIMDYSLNKKTGLYEIQISLSNDFRRIKYVYVIKNNLKEEIEKLKL
- the mrdA gene encoding penicillin-binding protein 2 — protein: MKDKIVISFFSITCLIILSRLFFIQIIDDKLKPLSKEIYLKKVQDYPSRGYIYDRNQKLIVSNQFIYDLMVIPNKMKNIDTTLLCKILDIDKDYFIKKIKNIKSYSSYKPSVFKKHIDNEKASYLRELLFHFKGFSLEKKFIRFYPIKAAPNVLGFTGEVSQNFIKKNTYYESGDIIGKTGIEKSYEEQLRGKRGLKYIVVDKFDRILRKYENGSFDISPVHGKELTSTLDIELQKYGELLMTNKKGSIVAIEPSTGEILSLVSSPSYDPNLLVGNNRNYNYSNLEKDVILKPLFDKSVLAEYPPGSTFKIVTALIGLQEGIITENSMYKCNNGFRYKNLHIQCHCGNYYQYVDLNKAIYTSCNNYFLNVYIETIHKYLSAEKGYEIWKNHVNSFNLGSYLNNDLPTGRKGFIPSANFYNKSFGNNKWTALFNVSNAIGQGEILTTPIQLANMTAIIANRGFYYTPHIIRNRNDKYEEKKYTSINSKHFETVIKGMNNTVKNDRGTANNMFMKDLDIAAKTGTSQNYGMPDHSICIAFAPIDNPKIAICVIVENGYWGSRWGSPIASLMIEKYINNKVNRTYLEDRMIKGSLLDVYNKTKKPEQK